From Brassica rapa cultivar Chiifu-401-42 chromosome A06, CAAS_Brap_v3.01, whole genome shotgun sequence:
TTACGTAGACTGAGAAAATAGTTTCAGAGTATCGTTAGAAAGATTATCAATTACCTTGTTAAGTAGAAATTCACGAAAGTGAAAACACAAAATGAAAAACAGTTGTCCAATTCTTGGTCCCCGATGTGACTTTTGTGATTGTGCTGGTAGGGCATGCCAGTCTCACTTCCCAGGTAATGTTCATGTATCTTTTATAGTATTTCTACTCATGATAATCGAACAATTGGTTTAACATATCAATATCACACCGTAGATTTAATTAGTATTTGTGTTCCAAGTCGAGTCAGTTTCATTTGGAGTACTAAGTTTACAattttagtaaagaaaagaatgTTGACAGTAcgcatgggcattcggggtcctaatcgggtttcggttttatccattcgggtttcggtttttcgggtttatcaaaatcaaccccattcgggttatataaaagttcggttcgggaccggttcgggttctatcgggttcgggtcggggttagtaaatcttcaaagaaccggtataacccattgtactttcgggttcgggtctcaatcggttcttcggtttaaaaatacctgatttgtacctattttgtaactaaaatataaatgaaatcggttcttcagatttaaaatacatgatttgtacatattttaatagccaaaacataagtaaaatcgattcaaaaataagaaaaaacatcaaacgtgatcattcaaaatcaagcgaaagataaatatagttagtgatagaaagaaaaccagataaatgaaatcataaaacaaaaaataagttctcatgaaatgagaaacattattcaataaaaacaaaaccaaaatctaaaaacttcaggcatcaaccgccacattccacaatcaaccttcatgtaacatataattattttagaagttcaataatatcttaaagtattttggatacatattaataattaagatcatatttggtagaagttctttttgtaattttaaatgtttcgggttctatcggatatccatttaggtccgggttcggttcggataatacccataacccaaaataccaaaaaacaggatccattcggtatttatgtcgggttcggatcggttcggattcatttttatcggatcgggttcggttcggattttcgggttcggtttatttgcccagccctagttGACAGTATTCAATAACAGTAATAGCGGTAAACTATAATTTGTAAACTTGTGatcgtaatttttattttaatagtatcaAATATGAAACCAAAGttagtataaaataattttctacaattttcctttctttttccttttatttttatttatccagtgttaataaaaaaatgtattatttttctttcactTTTATGTTGTAACTCAATTTCATTTTAGTAACATTATTgaacttataaatattatatgaatttctgaatgaataaatttttattagacTAGATCATATCAATTTATTTAGGCAATGGTCCTGATGATTTAATAtgacttttaataaaaaaaaataaacataatgATTATGAAAggtttaaaactttataaaaatcatttcttagtagaaatattgaaaaataacaaataaaagtaTTTACCAAATATGTATTTACCAACATGAATACCatctttttctcaaaaaaaaaaaattaataccatCTGTAATACAAAATATTAAGCATTTGTAGTTGGTGTTTGTAGGAATGAAGGTGGAGTGGCCAGAGCTAAAAGGAGTGAGCGGAATCGAAGCAAAGAAAAAGATAGAAAGTGATAATCCACATGTGACTGCTTTTATATATCCTCAAGATGTCTATCTACCATCCATCAATTGTTGTAATCGTGTTGTCCTCTATGTTCCGAGCGACAATTGCCCCAACGGTCCAGTCACCAACATACCTATTATTGGATAGTCTCATCCTTTATGCTTTCTAAATTTCAACAATTTTCCTGAATAAAACAGAAATATAAGAGATATTTCTACTATATAATCTTGTATCATCAAGTTTATAATATGTTTCTATTACtgaacaataaaaaatttgttgtgtttttATCTTTTACTAATTTTATATCTTTTCTAAACTACTCTTCTTATCTAGACGGgcactttttaaaatatctaaaatacgtaaaagaaatcttcaaaaaaaaattgttataaaaaaggaaaattccATAAAATGCCCTAAATAGATTTTGTTAAGTTTTTAATATCCAAACTTTTTGTTTTCTAGTTTGATAACTTAACCAATTATTTTGCTTTTAGTACATTAACTTTAAACAGTGTTAACTTTAATATCCaatttttctcattttaatcaaatatttataagtttcaaagaattttttaaaaaatctccaaaattCAGGAAAATCTCTTTacagtttttaattttattaaagttttAGGTATAAGAGTACCTAAACTATAAATAATCGcaaaattttggaataatttttaagattttgttttctgaaattttaaactaaattatattttcattcaaaatcaagcttttatgaatcttaaaattttatgacaaaaaaatgaatcttaaaactgaaatattttatttcctaAAACTTAAACTaagactaatttttttaaatatttttcttttaagttttagagattttaaactttgtttaaatttattactatttattattaaaatcaacaGAATTTGAGTATGAAAATGAGTATATTGTTAAGTTTTAagtattaaaatgaaaataattagtTAAGGTATTAAACCAGATAGCAAAAAAATGGatattaaaaacttaataaaaaattagagatTTAAGTGGAATTGTTTCTAAgtaaaataaagaaatgaacctctttgtataaataaaagtatttttgtagagtatattaatatatgtaacatatatataaaattatctgGAAATAATCAATTTTCAATAGGCCACCACCACATATTTACACTGTCAacattataactaatttttttggttcagtttcatactttttatttatcaaCGTGATGACAAATAGGTCTCAGACTCTCAGAATTCTTTTTTTGATCAAGCAGAAAAGCTTCAATCTCTCCATGTTTTGCCTACAAAAACCGGAGGAGCATCTTCTCCTGTATAAGTTGAAGCTCTGCTTGTCCAATGTGAAGCACCTCCCTTCCATTATCAGACATAACCATAGACGACCAGGGAGGATCAGAAACACTCAACTCTTGACTTGGTCTGACGAATACACATCCATTTTATGATTTATGGTATGCCTCTTAACCTCTAAAATTCACATAGGCGAGAAAATGACATTAAACCACCTACTTTTTGAGTCTGCTCTGCACGCCACCACACATGACCCTCTACTTACAGATTCAAGTACCAAGCCGCCATTCCGGTCCAACTTCTAAATCTGCAAGCAAAGTGATAAGAAATATAACTACCATGTCGTAGTTTGGGAGCCGACGAAACTAAAGAGATAacggtcttttttttttcaatatctgAAAACGAAATTCTAAATGCTGGCCACCCTTTATACTTCTACTTCACACGATTTGTTGCTGTTCGAGATCCACCTTTAGCCTAATTAGTTTAGGGTAATTGCATCcagtaaacacaaaaaaaaaaacaaaattcactaactaactaaaaacaccctctctctcctactttctcttcctatttctctctactctctctctcaaaatctaattttttttttggctatttagcaaataagcccattaatttaagtattatatttcaactataaatcattatcagtgtttcaaaaaaaaaaaaaaactataaatcatTATCCTccaatactttttaatataataccaaaccgaaagagaaaaagactaggataacaccaaaccaagtttttattcccaaagtagcactcaaggctcaaagtcacaaaaataggtttcattaaagaggtaaatatacatttattccccttgggttaattaatccaaaccttagggtttagagttaagggatggggttttggaattagggtttaaaattttataaaaaataaatattaaaataaaaaataaaaattttaaaaacagtttcaaaaagtatttttaaattataaaaagaaaatttgaaaaaataaataaaaaaaaattcaaaaaaaaattataaaaatttcgaatctgaaaacatataatctgaaactataatttttttttttaatttttttttatttatatttatttttatttatttttttaatttaaaccaggggtattagggatattttaccctttaatgaatgtcatttttgtgactttctccttctagtactatttttgagacataaacttcaaaaggtaaaatgtgctattattgacattTGCCCAAACCGAAATCGTAGTAGACATTTcgaaaccaaaataaaaaaccaaataaattcGATTGCCGAATAAAATTGATTCCAACTCGGTTTACACCTCATATGAAATACCGCCACGTAAGCCAATACACAACACTCTTGTCTGTATATGATGATTCGTTtattctgttttgttttgttataaatatatttgaaccGTCTGTTTTTCTCAGATTCTACAAACCagctaacaaaaaataaaaaacaatcatCTCCAGTGATTAAGGAACCAACCTCGGAGATTACCAAGACGACGGTGGTGGTAGTTGAAAGAGATGGCGGGACAGTCGCGAAAATGGATGATTCTGGTGGCGACGATCTGGATTCAAGCCTTCACTGGCACCAATTTCGATTTCTCGACGTACTCGTCGGATTTGAAATCGGTTCTAGGGATATCTCAGGTGCAGCTGAACTACCTCGCCGTGGCTTCCGATCTCGGGAAGGTTTTCGGCTGGTCGTCGGGGCTCGCGCTTTTGTATTTCCCTCTCTGGACGGTTCTCTTCGCTGCGGCGACAATGGGATTCGTTGGGTATGGTGTCCAGTGGCTCGTCATCACTAACGTTATCTCCTTGCCGTACATCCTGGTAAAATCATTTCTTCTTTTAagcattttttattatatgtctCTGTTGTTTTAATCGGTGAAtcaattcgatttttttttagttattgttATAAGCTAATCTTGATTGTTGAAACATTTATTTGATTCTTCAGCGTTAAGTAATGTAGCCTTTTCTTCAGCTTTGTAGATAGATGATTAATAAAGAACATCATTTTTCTTGACAATATTTACAGAAATATAAGAAATTTATCAAAGATAAATACTTCCTCAGTGTCgatttagagaatttttttccCTACAAAATAAGTGTCTTTTTCGATtttcaatgtaaaatttatttttctattggttgaaatatggttagttGTATAggtaataatgtttttttataggaaatgtacaaaattaattgtttcttTAATCCGTGTGCCGAAATCTAAAACGACACTTATaatgaaacagagagagtaaTTAATATGAACCATGTTGATGAAAGACTCTTAGCATTATGATAAAAATGATTTAGTGTTTTCGCAGATGGAATGAGTTTGATTGGGAACATGTTTAAAAGCCTCTTATATCTTTGAAACTCTTCTgtgtatatatttcattttgttTCAGTTGTTTGTgacttaatatattaaaatcagAGTAGTGTTTTTAGTAGTTTGCTTCATGTTAACTACGTATTATTAGAgtattcatatttttatattataatttttttttggttgcaCATGAGACGAAAACAAGATTTGGAAGTTTCTGAAGGTTTGTTGATAGTTGACTGGTGGATTGGTAGTTTAGAAGTTAAGTTGCGTTTGACTGTTTGCTGGCACGTGATTCTCTTTGGTCTGTTTCGGCTTAATCTTGGATTTGATGACTATACAGAGAATTTTTATAGTTTCCTGTGATCGGATCttagttttgttttgtgtatatattaatattttttctctttgtcgccaaaaaatacttaaatactGTTTTTCCTTTACAGTGGAGGATCTCTGTCTTGTGATGAATATAATATTGAATTCGCATAAAAAGTATTATTGCTGTAGGaaattatttgaattatctAGCCGTGAGCCTAGCCAATTTAAGAACTTTTTACTTTCTTGGGAGAAATGATTTTTAACTTTGTGACATGGTCTCAGATACTCCTTATGGCTAAGTATGGTTTCTGTAATGTTGTGGCAGGTGTTTCTGTGTTGTTTACTAGCTGGGCTAAGTATCTGCTGGTTTAACACAGTCTGCTTTGTGCTCTGCATCAGAAACTTCCCTGCAAACAGATCACTTGCACTTTCTCTCACAGTCAGCTTCAACGGCCTTAGTGCTGCCTTATACACTCTTGCTTACAACGCAATCAACCCTATCTCCACACAGCTATACCTTCTCCTAAACGCCCTTATACCTCTCATCGTCTCCTTCGCTGCTCTCATCCCTATTCTTCGCCAACCGCCTCTTGAGCCTCTCCCACCAGACGGAGTTCGTAGAGACTCTTTCATGTTTCTCTTGCTCAACATATTAGCGGTTTTGAACGGTGTTTATCTGCTTCTCTTTGGTTCGAAGACTTCTGGTGTAACCTCAGCTCGTCTCCTCTTTGGTGGATCGATTCTTCTCTTGATTCTCCCTTTATGCCTTCCTGGTCTAGTCTACGCTCGTAACTGGTATCTGCACAAAGTCCACTCCAGTTTCCGTTTAGAAGGTTCTGGTTTCATTCTTGTTGATGTCGATGAGCTTGAGATACATAAAGGAATGGTCACACGTGAAGCTAGCTTCGACGGTTATCAGTTGCTGAACGATGATGTAGTACTGCGAACAGCCATTACTCCTGTTCAGAAGAGTTTCATTGAAGATGAAAACAACAGATCCTGTTGCAGTAATCTCATTAGAAGAAACCAGCTTGGAATGCTTGGAGAAGAACATCCTCTGTATCTGCTCTTGTGCAGATCAGACTTCTGGCTTTACTATATAGCTTATTTTTGCGGTGGCACGATTGGACTTGTCTATAGCAACAACCTCGGACAGATTGCGCAATCTTTAGGACAAAGCTCTGAGACAACAACTCTTGTCACGCTTTATTCGTCTTTCTCATTCTTTGGTCGGTTGCTTTCAGCAACACCAGACTATATCAGAGCGTAAGTCCCTTTTTGCACTCCTCTGTTTCTAGCATCTTGAGAAGATTTATGATCTTACTGAATTGTGCAGGAAGTTTTATTTCGCTAGAACCGGGTGGCTAGCCGTTGCTCTTTTCCCAACCACAGTCGCTCTTTTCTTGCTGGCATCATCAGGGAGTTTGTCAGCGTTACAAGCAGGAACAGCTTTAATCGGTCTAAGCTCCGGTTTCATTTTCGCAGCAGCTGTTTCCATAACGTCTGAGCTGTTTGGACCCAACAGCGTCGGGGTTAACCACAACATCCTCATCACAAACATACCGATAGGATCGTTGGTGTACGGTTTCTTAGCTGCTTTGGTCTATGAATCCCATAGCACGGCTGGGTCAAAGACCGGGTCCGTTATATGTATGGGGCGAGACTGTTATTTCCTAACGTTTGTGTGGTGGGGATGCTTGTCGGTGATTGGGCTGGGCTCAAGTGTTGTCTTGTTTCTGAGAACTAGAAGAGCCTATCAACGTTTTGAACAAGATCGGATAGCTTCAAGCATGCTCTATTCTTGAAAATTTGAACTTCAATCGTGTTATATTGAAGGAAAAGCTGAAAATGACGACAAAAACTTGTGCAGAGCTTTGTTAGTGCACAcgagttttgatatttttatttttggcagCAATAATAAGAAAGAGAGATCTTAGGGACATAAAGAAGGCTTTCAGTTTTGTGTTTTGTGTCAGTGAATCAGTGAGTTGGAATGGGGAATTGTAACTTTGAGGGCATTGGAAGCAACATGTAATACTTACTTCTGAATTAACCTGACGAATGGAGAGATAGTAAATAAATCTTTGAAGTCCTCCAAAATGTAACACACCGACTTCTTGGATGGAGTGAGACCCACGAACCAAGAAAATAAGCATGCGAGTTCACTCGCTATGCCAGTCCAAGCCTTATAATTCTAGTGATATCCATCTTCGCTCTAATCTTGGAAAGAAATTCTATAActttaaatatgaaattttttgcttttcaaaaaggaatttcaaaacttcaaattttggattttagaatatctttaaaaatactctctattttgaagtttcaagttgtttttctccaaaagcaaaatttcaaatttaacttcaaaattattataatttacacTGCaatctttatatttgtcatCATAATGataaatccaaaatttttttataaataactagcacatatacaAAATACTAcactaatattaattaataaaattttacactaaaatataaaattataaatataaatacagaattaaatattaaactacaaaCAAAATACCACAGTATTCCATAAAAGTATTTTTGTATTGCTCCATCTTCGGTGACAAACAaaattttgacaatattttagaGGTTCCGGAGAAAatttgttgttgtaatatttaaatttgtgtagtAATTATGTTTTCATGTATCTTCTTAAAAAGtttcttattaagttttttttttgtaatattcttgttatctaattctagttttaaaatattataaattttatttgaaaattttcatttaattttatgtgtaaaatttgaatttataaaaataaatttaaaatatttatgatatacaaaaattttaaagattaaaacgataaatagaaaatatttaagaatcatatATGTGGtgtgtaattaattataaggaccaaaatgcaaataaaagatgaaactttaaatttggagttttgaattaagaaacttcaaatatgaagtttcactCCTTCAAATTCTAAATTTAAagttctaaattttttttagagcaaaaaactctatatttgaagttataaagTTCCTTTTGTAGATCCTCTTAAGaagtaaaattttgtatttgaagtttcactactcaaaacttcaaatttgaagtttcatttttttatttgcattttggttcttataattaattacacgtcacatttatgatttttaagtattttctcatttgtcattttaaaattaaaacttttgtatatcaaaaatatttcaattttattttcataaattcaaattttacacataaattaaataaatttaaaaacaagatttaatattttaaaactagaattagacaacaagaatattagaaaagaaacttaataaaaataacttttaaacaGATACATGAAGATATAgttattacatatattttaatattaaaacaacactaaaaaacTAGTAAATTTGCTCTAAAACCTCTAAAATATTTTGCAAATAAATTTTCTGTAACTGAAGATGGAGCATtacgaaaatcattttatgGAATGATATGTTATTTTGCTTATAGTTTGATATTTAatgatgtatttttatttataattttatattttagtgtaagattttattaattaatattactataatatttttaaatatgtactagttatttataaaagttttataaatttatattaattatgacaaatacaAAGACAAGTGACGCAGTGCAGGAGCTAGACTTTCTGATATGTAAGCGTATGGAGCTAGTAAAAcattactttatataataagaagatAAGATTAGAGATGCTGTAAAGAAGAAAACGATTAGGTGATTAGCAACCCCGAAAGAAAATGATTATTAATTTCCTTTATTCTGAAAAAGGAAAGAGTGAATCTGTCTCAGCTTCTCTGGGTCAGTCAGACTCTTTGATTTCAACCCTATCCTTCGTTTATCGCGACTTCTAGGGTTAGGGTTCGTTCAATTCACGTCTTCTTCGTCTCCTCCTCCTGCAATTCGATAAGTAATTTCATCGCAGGTTAAGGTAAGTATCTACCATTCATTCCTTCGTTTACTCACTCTAATTGAATTTTTTCTTCTATGGATTTGGGTCTCTTTTGTTTCCCACCATCAATTGAATTTCCATTTAAATTTTCCCTTTGGATCTGATTGTCCCTCCTCAATTGCTAGTTCTATCGGCATGGTTTCGTCTTCTGAGCATAAAAAAACACAATAAAGATTGAATTTTTACTCGAATGTATCTAATTAGTGATGAGATTTTGCCTTATCAAGTTCTTCACACATCTTTTAGTCAAAGCTAATTTTTCTTAGTGCAATTGTGAAGATTTTTTGCCAGGTTTGGGATAATAGTTGAGTTTAGAAGATACAATAATGGCTGGAGTACTAGCTGGGGAATGTTCGTACAATGAGAGTGGAGTTTCATCTCACTCCAGGAACTCTCATGAAAAGCAAGACGAGGGTTCCCGCTGGTACTTTGCAAGAAAAGAAATTGAAGAAAATTCACCCTCGAGGCTGGATGGTATTGACTTGAAGAAGGAAACTTACCTCCGTAAATCCTACTGTACATTTCTCCAGGACTTGGGCATGAGACTCAAAGTGTAAGTGCTCTTTTTCTTTCATCttacttttgttttaaattGAACTGCTTGGCATTATAATTGTCCCGAGTTGTCCATCAACATTGTGTTCAGAATATAGTTACTTACCCCTTTACACTTAGGTTTAATATAATTgtaatttgatgttttattttatcttaGCGTGTCTTTGACTGACATGAATACAAGGGAAAAGATAGTGActattgtttattttatctCAATGTTTCTTTCATTGACATGGTGAAAACATTCCTGTCACATTTGTCTGAATTTTACTCCCGGTAGTCATGATTTCTGTACTGTTCAAGGCTTTCAAATTACTTGCTTCTCATTTAAAGTGGCTGATATAGTTTTCCGAACAGTCCTCAGGTTACAATAGCTACAGCGATTATCTTTTGTCATCGATTCTTCTTTCGCCAATCACATGCAAAGAATGACAGAAGGGTGAGTTTATTGTTTTGCACCTGAGGCTTTTAAAAATGGGCTTTAGTCTGTGTTATTCCAATCTCTAGGCTGTAGTGTGGAATCCGAGGTATTTCCGTTTCTTGGATCCTTGGTAGTCTTTTGTATATATTGGCTCCATCTCCTTGGCATTTTTCTTGGTAGTTCTAGAGGGTACACTTCTCTGTGAACAGATAGTTTGGCTGTGACTTTGATACAGATTTAGCTTGATTCTTATCCTATGCATGGTGTATGAATTGTGATTGTCAGTGCTGATTTATACTTTTAGAGCAGGAAAAAAATACATAGATTAGATACTGAGCAATTTTTTCGTGTTGGTTTCACAGACAATTGCAACCGTATGTATGTTCCTTGCTGGAAAGGTTGAGGAAACTCCACACCCCTTGAAAGAAGTTATTTTTGTATCCTATGAGATCATAAACAAGAAGGATCCTGGTGCTGCACAGAAAATCAAGCAAAAGGTAATCATCACACTAATGAACCTTCTCAGATCTTTTGCCTCCGTTTAGCTAAACTAAAAGTATCTGGGATTTCCCCATATCTGATGTATATCACTTCTGCAGGAAGTATATGAGCAACAGAAAGAGCTTATATTAAATGGAGAAAAAATAGTACTCTCTACACTAGGCTTTGACTTCAATGTTAATCATCCTTATAAACCGCTTGTAGAAGCAATAAAGAAATTTAAGGTTGCGCAGAATGCTCTTGCCCAAGTTGCGTGGAATTTTGTTAACGATGGGTACGTTGAAGTGCTATTTTCTTCTAAAGCTTCCATTACTTCTATGTGCTTTGTATTTTCCTCTTCATACAATGCAAACTGGCTTGCAGTCTGCGGACATCACTCTGCCTGCAATTTAAGCCTCATCACATTGCGGCTGGTGCAATTTTTCTTGCGGCTAAGTTCCTTAAAGTGAAGTTACCATCAGATGGAGAGAAGGTTTGGTGGCAAGAGTTTGATGTCACACCTCGACAATTAGAGGGTATGTAGATGATGAATATGACTGCTCTTGTTTCATTGTCTGACTTGCATTAC
This genomic window contains:
- the LOC103827809 gene encoding uncharacterized protein LOC103827809 → MKNSCPILGPRCDFCDCAGRACQSHFPGMKVEWPELKGVSGIEAKKKIESDNPHVTAFIYPQDVYLPSINCCNRVVLYVPSDNCPNGPVTNIPIIG
- the LOC103827810 gene encoding protein NUCLEAR FUSION DEFECTIVE 4; its protein translation is MAGQSRKWMILVATIWIQAFTGTNFDFSTYSSDLKSVLGISQVQLNYLAVASDLGKVFGWSSGLALLYFPLWTVLFAAATMGFVGYGVQWLVITNVISLPYILVFLCCLLAGLSICWFNTVCFVLCIRNFPANRSLALSLTVSFNGLSAALYTLAYNAINPISTQLYLLLNALIPLIVSFAALIPILRQPPLEPLPPDGVRRDSFMFLLLNILAVLNGVYLLLFGSKTSGVTSARLLFGGSILLLILPLCLPGLVYARNWYLHKVHSSFRLEGSGFILVDVDELEIHKGMVTREASFDGYQLLNDDVVLRTAITPVQKSFIEDENNRSCCSNLIRRNQLGMLGEEHPLYLLLCRSDFWLYYIAYFCGGTIGLVYSNNLGQIAQSLGQSSETTTLVTLYSSFSFFGRLLSATPDYIRAKFYFARTGWLAVALFPTTVALFLLASSGSLSALQAGTALIGLSSGFIFAAAVSITSELFGPNSVGVNHNILITNIPIGSLVYGFLAALVYESHSTAGSKTGSVICMGRDCYFLTFVWWGCLSVIGLGSSVVLFLRTRRAYQRFEQDRIASSMLYS